The following coding sequences are from one Capsicum annuum cultivar UCD-10X-F1 chromosome 3, UCD10Xv1.1, whole genome shotgun sequence window:
- the LOC107865164 gene encoding uncharacterized protein LOC107865164: MNTESHVNDGVTSVTITIVATTSRTNIAPAMAPAEKSEKFSGVDSKHWQQKMFFYLTTLSLQRFIPDNAPEFLEETSDKERFVYITEDTGTKKFFIVKFLDYKMIHSKTVVSQVQELQVIIHDLLSEGLIVYEAFQVATIIKKLSPLWKDLKNYLKYERNEVSVEDLIMRLCIEEDNKVTKKRSIGNSAISGANIMEDHPNNSKKSKKADGQQNNLPKKKFDGKCFNYGKAGHKFVDCRVPKKVIKKDQGNQAEFKNKMDDLCIMLLECNLVGNPRDWWIYSGATYHICANKDLFAL; encoded by the exons ATGAATACCGAAAGTCATGTAAATGATGGAGTGACAAGTGTAACAATAACAATTGTTGCTACGACTAGCCGTACAAATATTGCACCCGCAATGGCACCTGCAGAGAAATCCGAAAAGTTTTCAGGTGTAGATTCCAAACattggcagcaaaagatgttttTCTATTTGACGACTCTAAGTCTTCAAAGGTTCATTCCTGATAATGCTCCAGAATTTCTCGAAGAGACATCGGACAAGGAGAGATTTGTT TATATAACAGAGGATacaggaactaaaaagttctttatTGTAAAGTTCCTTGACTACAAGATGATTCACAGTAAAACTGTCGTCTCTCAAGTAcaagaattgcaagtaatcatccatgatctcctgtCAGAAG gtttgattgtgtaTGAGGCTTTCCAAGTAGCGACCATAATAAAGAAGTTGTCACCTTTGTGGAAGGACTTAAAAAACTACTTGAAGTATGAGAGGAATGAGGTGTCAGTTGAAGACCTCATAATGAGGTTGTGTATTGAAGAAGATAACAAAGTTACTAAAAAGAGGTCGATAGGGAATTCCGCAATCAGTGGAGCTAACATTATGGAGGATCACCCTAACAACTCAAAGAAATCTAAGAAAGCTGATGGACAACAAAATAATTTACCAAAGAAGAAATTCGATGGGAAGTGCTTTAATTATGGCAAGGCTGGCCACAAGTTCGTAGATTGTCGGGTCCCTAAGAAAGTCATAAAGAAGGATCAAGGCAACCAGGctgaattcaaaaataaaatggatgatCTATGTATTATGCTtttagaatgcaacttggtgggtaATCCTAGAGATTGGTGGATATATTCTGGTGCCACCTATCATATCTGTGCCAATAAAGATTTGTTTGCATTATAA